A window from Candidatus Hepatobacter penaei encodes these proteins:
- a CDS encoding UDP-N-acetylmuramoyl-tripeptide--D-alanyl-D-alanine ligase encodes MNAATLSPQNPSSQPLFTWSALASLLSTHVPEGLAPCMGFSIDTRTLQPNDLFIAIKGPHFDGHDFLDDAFAKGACAALVASSWPHHHPQGLVVHNPLTALEHIAHAARQRATDTTFIGITGSVGKTSTKEGLAWVLKDRGVFASRKSFNNHIGVPLTLANLPPHTPQAVFELGMSHAGEIRALGTLVKPHVGLITAIGPSHLEHFSSLQGIALAKAELLETLIPPGIAVLNRDDDFFPLLENICHQQGVGTLITFGEHAQADVRLHEWHAQKNGTSFSCLYFGHPHHGQIPHTGKHWVMGALSILAVTHALGLDPNEVLAHLMTWPCYQGRGQTHTITFHGKTITVIDDTYNANPLSMKAALEALALRPKPSGRRVIVLADMKELGDTAPLAHKNLSPLIQACSVDVVMTVGPLMVYLHRALPPTLETHHVSDWIQAWPLLTSLLTHGDMILLKGSRSMELDKVVDRLLSAAAGPT; translated from the coding sequence TATCCACCCACGTCCCTGAAGGCTTGGCACCATGCATGGGGTTTTCGATTGATACGCGCACATTGCAGCCCAACGACCTGTTTATTGCCATCAAGGGACCTCATTTTGATGGTCATGATTTTCTTGATGACGCCTTTGCAAAAGGCGCCTGTGCCGCTCTGGTGGCCTCATCATGGCCTCACCATCACCCCCAAGGCCTTGTGGTCCATAATCCCCTCACCGCCCTTGAACACATCGCCCACGCGGCACGCCAGCGGGCCACGGACACTACCTTTATTGGCATTACCGGCAGCGTGGGGAAAACCAGCACGAAAGAAGGGTTAGCCTGGGTCTTAAAAGATCGCGGCGTGTTTGCTTCACGCAAAAGCTTCAACAACCACATCGGCGTCCCCCTTACGCTGGCCAATCTGCCGCCACACACCCCGCAAGCTGTATTTGAGTTGGGCATGAGCCATGCAGGGGAAATACGCGCCTTAGGCACTCTCGTCAAACCCCATGTGGGCCTTATCACCGCCATTGGCCCCAGTCACCTTGAACATTTTTCTTCCCTTCAGGGCATTGCGCTGGCAAAGGCTGAGCTTTTGGAAACACTCATCCCACCCGGCATCGCCGTGCTGAATCGGGATGACGACTTTTTTCCGTTGTTAGAAAATATCTGTCACCAGCAAGGTGTGGGCACCCTTATCACCTTTGGTGAGCATGCCCAGGCTGATGTGCGTCTTCATGAATGGCATGCGCAAAAGAACGGCACGTCATTTTCCTGCCTCTATTTTGGCCACCCCCATCATGGCCAGATCCCCCACACAGGCAAACACTGGGTTATGGGCGCCTTGTCTATTTTGGCTGTCACCCATGCCTTGGGTCTCGACCCAAACGAGGTCCTCGCCCATCTCATGACATGGCCGTGTTATCAAGGTCGCGGTCAAACCCACACGATCACTTTCCACGGCAAAACCATCACGGTTATTGACGATACATATAATGCCAACCCCCTGTCTATGAAGGCCGCACTTGAAGCCTTGGCCTTAAGGCCCAAACCCTCAGGACGGCGCGTGATTGTGTTGGCTGATATGAAAGAGTTGGGAGACACAGCGCCCTTAGCGCACAAAAACTTAAGCCCCCTCATTCAGGCGTGCAGCGTGGATGTGGTGATGACGGTTGGCCCTTTGATGGTGTACCTGCATCGCGCCTTGCCGCCCACCCTTGAAACGCATCATGTTTCTGATTGGATTCAGGCGTGGCCTTTGTTAACATCTTTGTTAACACATGGTGACATGATTCTGCTCAAAGGGTCACGATCCATGGAATTGGACAAAGTTGTGGATCGTTTGCTTTCTGCGGCGGCTGGGCCAACGTGA
- the mraY gene encoding phospho-N-acetylmuramoyl-pentapeptide-transferase has protein sequence MLYALFNALATHQGISLFGYITFRTILAFLTSFVVSFLLGPVVIRMLKTYQTRGQPIRSDGPQTHITQKKGTPTMGGLLILLGFSSAALLWGNWSNPPTWWLFFVTLAFGLSGLIDDALKLAHFNHYGLKPLHKTLVQVAFSLVAVGWLWMIFPAHLKDTLHFPFFKDALWHLSFLFPVFSMLVLIGSANAVNLTDGLDGLATGPVVICTTVLSIIVYCVGHKEFASYLHIPYVPGVGEAAVLGGALIGACLGFLWYNAPPAMIFMGDTGSMAMGGFLGGLALLAKHELIYAFIGGIFVLETLSVIVQVLYFKHTRKRIFLMAPIHHHFEAKGWSESSVVFRFWIISIILGVLGLATLKLR, from the coding sequence ATGCTTTATGCTCTGTTTAATGCGCTTGCTACCCACCAAGGCATCTCCCTGTTTGGGTATATCACCTTTCGCACGATTCTTGCATTTTTGACCTCTTTTGTGGTCAGTTTTTTGCTCGGACCTGTGGTGATTCGCATGCTCAAAACCTATCAAACGCGGGGGCAACCCATTCGATCTGATGGACCGCAAACACATATTACTCAAAAAAAAGGCACCCCCACCATGGGCGGCCTCTTGATTCTCTTAGGGTTTTCTTCTGCAGCCCTTCTGTGGGGCAATTGGAGCAATCCGCCTACATGGTGGTTGTTTTTTGTAACGCTGGCCTTTGGCCTATCGGGGCTTATTGATGACGCTCTTAAACTTGCTCACTTTAATCACTATGGCCTTAAACCCCTCCATAAAACTCTGGTACAGGTGGCTTTTTCGCTTGTGGCTGTGGGATGGTTGTGGATGATTTTTCCTGCGCACCTAAAAGACACACTGCACTTCCCCTTCTTTAAGGATGCCCTGTGGCATTTGTCTTTCTTATTTCCTGTATTTTCCATGCTGGTGCTGATTGGCAGCGCCAATGCTGTGAACCTCACAGACGGGCTTGATGGGCTTGCCACGGGGCCTGTGGTGATATGTACCACGGTGCTGTCTATTATTGTTTATTGCGTGGGGCATAAAGAGTTTGCGTCCTATCTGCACATTCCTTATGTGCCTGGTGTGGGCGAAGCGGCTGTGTTGGGCGGCGCTCTCATTGGCGCGTGCTTAGGCTTTTTGTGGTATAACGCCCCCCCGGCCATGATTTTCATGGGGGATACCGGCTCCATGGCCATGGGCGGTTTTTTAGGGGGGCTTGCGCTCTTAGCCAAGCATGAGCTGATTTATGCCTTCATTGGGGGCATTTTTGTGCTTGAAACCCTGTCGGTGATTGTGCAGGTACTCTATTTTAAACACACGCGCAAACGCATTTTTCTGATGGCGCCCATTCACCATCACTTTGAAGCCAAGGGGTGGTCCGAGTCATCTGTGGTCTTTCGTTTTTGGATTATTTCTATTATCCTCGGCGTTTTGGGTCTTGCCACGCTGAAGTTGCGTTAA
- the murD gene encoding UDP-N-acetylmuramoyl-L-alanine--D-glutamate ligase: MHTLSPAKPDPLDFLKDQRVLVVGMGLSGLATAKVIQKSGAHVTVTDDRHTSGEGFAYQPPDQIDPKGFDLILLSPGIAHKGPHPHPLVVKALKAGTPLSSDVDLFFQTHPPVTTIGISGTNGKSSTTSLIHCALSALGQHSVMAGNIGVPILTVLPLEGKDVCVIELSSYQLETVPHLSLDLAILLAITPDHLARHGTLEAYAAQKRTLFNIGSAEGRCLYDAHDPWQAPFVRDAPHPHRFIPYAHGTPLKAGFFLIKDTLHDTYHTPHTTVKASFPHMAEATLLTSFAALRLLGHDAHAIIKAIKTWPGLAHRYERVIPSQHPAANITFINDSKATNVEAAAFALKKSQGQPVFWIVGGRLKDQADLTPWIPYLPFVTEAFPMGESAATVAQFLADHHVHHIPCSTLAAAYQEAVAAAARWVQSNPGKQVPLVLLSPGGASFDAFPHFEARGDHFKALIQSDKTIKTL, encoded by the coding sequence ATGCACACGCTATCTCCTGCCAAGCCTGACCCCCTTGATTTTTTGAAAGATCAACGGGTGCTGGTGGTGGGCATGGGGCTTTCAGGGCTGGCCACAGCCAAAGTCATACAAAAAAGTGGCGCCCACGTCACCGTGACAGATGATCGTCACACAAGCGGTGAAGGGTTTGCCTATCAGCCGCCCGATCAGATTGACCCGAAGGGTTTTGATCTTATCCTCTTAAGCCCCGGCATTGCCCACAAAGGCCCCCACCCTCATCCATTGGTGGTAAAAGCGCTCAAAGCTGGTACCCCGCTGTCATCTGATGTGGATCTTTTTTTTCAAACACACCCCCCCGTCACCACCATTGGCATTTCAGGCACCAATGGTAAATCAAGCACCACCTCGCTGATTCACTGTGCTCTTTCTGCCTTGGGGCAACACAGTGTGATGGCCGGCAACATTGGCGTGCCCATTTTGACGGTCCTGCCCCTTGAAGGCAAAGATGTATGTGTAATTGAGCTGTCTTCCTATCAGCTGGAAACTGTACCCCATCTTTCGCTTGATCTGGCGATTTTATTGGCCATCACGCCCGACCACCTGGCGCGGCACGGCACCCTTGAAGCTTATGCGGCACAAAAACGCACCCTCTTCAACATCGGGTCTGCAGAAGGCCGATGCCTTTATGATGCTCATGACCCATGGCAAGCCCCCTTTGTGCGTGACGCCCCTCACCCACATCGTTTTATCCCCTATGCCCATGGCACACCCTTGAAGGCAGGGTTTTTTCTCATCAAAGACACCCTTCATGACACCTATCACACCCCACATACCACAGTGAAAGCCTCCTTTCCACACATGGCGGAAGCCACGCTTCTCACCTCTTTTGCGGCACTCAGGTTATTGGGGCATGATGCTCATGCCATCATCAAGGCCATAAAGACCTGGCCTGGCCTGGCCCATCGTTATGAGCGCGTTATCCCCTCTCAACACCCTGCCGCAAACATCACCTTCATTAATGATAGCAAGGCCACAAACGTGGAGGCAGCGGCGTTTGCCCTCAAAAAAAGCCAAGGCCAACCTGTGTTTTGGATTGTGGGTGGGCGCCTTAAAGATCAGGCAGATCTGACTCCGTGGATCCCTTACTTACCCTTCGTGACAGAGGCCTTTCCCATGGGCGAGTCAGCGGCGACTGTGGCCCAGTTTCTTGCCGATCACCATGTCCACCACATCCCCTGTTCGACCCTTGCCGCCGCTTATCAAGAGGCCGTGGCTGCCGCTGCCCGGTGGGTCCAAAGCAATCCCGGCAAACAGGTGCCCTTGGTTCTTCTCTCTCCAGGGGGTGCCAGTTTTGATGCTTTCCCCCATTTTGAAGCGCGCGGCGATCACTTCAAAGCCCTGATCCAAAGTGACAAGACGATAAAAACGCTTTAG
- a CDS encoding FtsW/RodA/SpoVE family cell cycle protein — MLDFSSARTNRTFWGEWLWTIDLATLFTVCLLMGLGILFMMAASPSIASHYGYETFFYLKKHVIFVLVGFVTLLVSSHLSVHHMRRLAFVGFGLMLCLLWMTLFWGTPVKGAKRWIKVAGFPCQPSEFLRPCLLVVTAWLLSEGKRLAGQFSGMAWAFACLFISLAPLTLQPDIGMTCVLLGSFLTQVFLAGLAWRFLFLGAGVFALSGVGLFFLFPHVRHRIEIFLGHNKGDPFGDQFQIIKSIQSFQSGGLWGIGPGEGRIKGHLPDAHTDFIFSVTGEEFGGLFCLALMVLYGFLILRHLYWTLSQHSLFVILGVAGLITNLGLQACVHFLSTLGVIPTKGVPLPFMSYGGSSMMGAAITIGFLLVFTRKRLFS, encoded by the coding sequence TTGCTTGATTTTTCTTCTGCACGCACCAACCGCACGTTTTGGGGAGAATGGTTATGGACCATCGATCTGGCCACACTCTTTACCGTGTGCTTGTTGATGGGGCTTGGCATTCTTTTTATGATGGCGGCAAGCCCGAGCATTGCCTCACACTATGGGTATGAAACGTTTTTCTATCTCAAAAAACACGTGATCTTTGTGTTGGTGGGATTTGTAACGCTGCTTGTGAGCTCACATCTTTCGGTACACCATATGCGTCGCCTGGCCTTTGTGGGGTTTGGCCTGATGCTCTGTTTATTGTGGATGACCCTTTTTTGGGGAACACCCGTCAAAGGAGCCAAGCGCTGGATCAAGGTGGCGGGGTTTCCGTGTCAGCCTTCCGAATTTTTGCGACCATGCCTGTTGGTCGTCACCGCATGGCTGCTGAGTGAGGGCAAACGGTTAGCCGGCCAATTTTCAGGCATGGCCTGGGCGTTTGCCTGCCTCTTCATCAGTTTAGCCCCGCTGACTCTCCAACCTGACATTGGCATGACGTGTGTGCTTTTGGGCTCTTTTCTAACGCAAGTTTTTCTTGCGGGCCTTGCGTGGCGTTTCTTGTTTTTAGGGGCGGGCGTGTTTGCCCTGTCTGGTGTGGGGCTTTTCTTTCTCTTTCCCCATGTGCGCCACAGGATTGAGATTTTTCTTGGTCACAATAAAGGCGACCCTTTTGGGGATCAATTTCAAATCATCAAATCCATCCAATCCTTTCAGTCAGGCGGTTTATGGGGCATTGGGCCAGGAGAAGGACGCATTAAAGGGCATCTTCCTGACGCGCACACAGACTTTATTTTTTCTGTCACAGGTGAAGAATTTGGAGGGCTTTTTTGCCTTGCGCTTATGGTGCTTTATGGGTTTTTGATTCTCAGACACCTTTATTGGACCCTGTCTCAACACAGCTTATTTGTGATCTTAGGCGTTGCAGGTCTTATTACGAATCTGGGGCTTCAAGCCTGTGTGCACTTCTTGTCCACCTTAGGGGTCATTCCCACCAAGGGGGTGCCCTTGCCTTTTATGAGTTATGGGGGGTCATCGATGATGGGTGCTGCCATCACCATAGGCTTTTTGTTGGTTTTTACGAGAAAACGACTTTTTTCTTAA
- a CDS encoding TldD/PmbA family protein produces MDIKDRLTSLAQKIRAKGASDCDLVHRVETDAEAKVRLGVLEDATFSSDEHISIRVIVGQKSAVVTTSRLDDVEALLTRAFSMAASVPEDRFLVRSSPDMWFQGNHTLPVDTRTLEMDELVRRAETLERAALDHDGINGSDGASAGYGHSVTTLVTGGGFYGQHRASTYGVSVALLAGAEGARQVDGYGAAAMNLDDLEDETAVANKAAHRVLRKQNPKRAVTGHYPVLFENKIAPMLVRHLLAAIHGGKVCEGMSFLQKARGTQVFAKGVHIVDDPHVPYGFGACLFDGEGLPTHKTPLVQDGVLETWLLNMRFAHKLDLPSTAHATWPAGGPPGIAAHHVNVLAGDKSPQALMQEMHNGLLVTEIMESGGGVNLLTGDYSVGASGLWIEGGEVAYPVDQVTIVGRLQDMFASLTPANDLEMRGSLNAPSLLIENMTVSSL; encoded by the coding sequence ATGGATATTAAAGATAGGCTCACGTCCCTGGCGCAGAAAATACGTGCCAAAGGGGCTTCAGATTGTGACCTGGTGCATCGGGTCGAAACAGATGCCGAAGCCAAGGTGCGTTTGGGTGTGCTTGAAGACGCCACGTTTTCCTCAGACGAGCATATATCTATACGGGTGATTGTGGGGCAAAAATCGGCTGTGGTGACCACCAGCCGCCTGGATGATGTTGAGGCCCTCTTGACGCGTGCGTTTTCTATGGCTGCTTCTGTGCCGGAGGATAGGTTTCTTGTGCGCTCATCTCCGGATATGTGGTTTCAAGGCAACCATACCCTGCCTGTGGATACGCGAACCTTAGAGATGGATGAGCTTGTACGCCGCGCAGAAACATTAGAGCGTGCGGCTCTGGATCATGACGGTATCAATGGATCTGATGGCGCTAGTGCCGGATACGGCCACAGCGTGACCACTCTAGTGACAGGGGGTGGTTTTTATGGCCAGCATCGTGCGTCAACCTATGGGGTAAGTGTGGCGTTGTTGGCGGGCGCTGAGGGTGCACGGCAGGTGGATGGGTATGGCGCAGCTGCCATGAATCTTGATGACCTTGAAGATGAAACCGCCGTGGCCAACAAAGCAGCTCATCGCGTGTTGCGCAAACAAAACCCAAAGCGCGCGGTGACAGGCCATTATCCTGTACTTTTTGAGAATAAGATTGCCCCGATGCTTGTGCGGCATTTGCTGGCGGCGATCCATGGCGGCAAGGTGTGTGAGGGGATGAGTTTCCTTCAAAAAGCCCGTGGCACGCAAGTTTTTGCCAAAGGCGTGCATATTGTCGACGACCCTCATGTGCCCTATGGTTTTGGTGCATGCCTTTTTGATGGGGAAGGCTTGCCCACCCATAAAACACCACTGGTGCAAGACGGCGTGCTTGAGACCTGGCTTTTGAATATGCGCTTTGCCCATAAGTTGGACTTGCCGTCAACGGCTCATGCCACCTGGCCTGCCGGTGGGCCGCCCGGCATTGCGGCGCACCATGTCAATGTGCTGGCGGGAGACAAGTCGCCTCAAGCCCTGATGCAAGAGATGCACAACGGCCTGCTGGTCACCGAGATTATGGAAAGCGGGGGCGGGGTCAATCTGTTGACCGGGGATTATAGCGTGGGAGCCTCGGGTCTTTGGATTGAGGGCGGTGAGGTGGCCTATCCTGTGGATCAGGTAACCATTGTGGGGCGTTTGCAAGACATGTTTGCCTCCCTGACGCCGGCCAATGATCTTGAGATGCGTGGCTCGCTCAACGCGCCTTCGCTGTTGATTGAAAACATGACGGTCTCAAGCCTTTAA
- a CDS encoding 4-hydroxybenzoate octaprenyltransferase — protein MRPRGVMLLYLPCLWGLIVASGGQPRWQDLLLFLWGAFLTRSVGCAYNDWVDQDIDCHVTRTQQRPLAQKDVSLVALGCASGVMLVLALWVLVQLSMAAIYGGLLAALLVLPYPWLKRVTYWPQLYLGFLFSSGIWVAWFQVNPDFRSVTFAPFLLYGAGILWTLYYDTVYGYQDRVDDSKVGVKSTSLLWGDHPGIFFVCCLVGMMVCLVALGWSEQWGWPYFLGLGLAAGHLGWQQWNLDIREPQSCLRVFFANPWTGLWVAFCLWIGCVS, from the coding sequence ATGCGTCCTCGCGGTGTGATGCTTTTGTATCTCCCGTGCTTGTGGGGGCTGATTGTGGCAAGCGGTGGACAACCACGGTGGCAGGATCTTCTTCTTTTTTTATGGGGGGCGTTTCTGACGCGGAGTGTGGGGTGTGCCTACAATGATTGGGTGGATCAAGACATAGACTGTCATGTTACCCGAACCCAGCAAAGGCCGCTGGCCCAAAAAGATGTTTCTTTGGTGGCGCTTGGGTGCGCCTCAGGCGTGATGCTGGTGCTGGCTTTGTGGGTGCTTGTGCAGCTGAGCATGGCGGCCATTTATGGGGGGCTTCTTGCAGCCCTTTTGGTGCTTCCCTATCCGTGGCTCAAACGCGTTACATACTGGCCCCAGCTTTATTTAGGGTTTCTTTTTTCAAGTGGCATTTGGGTGGCCTGGTTTCAGGTGAACCCGGATTTTCGATCTGTGACCTTTGCTCCTTTTTTGCTTTATGGGGCGGGTATCTTGTGGACGCTTTATTATGACACGGTGTATGGCTATCAAGATCGCGTTGATGACAGCAAGGTGGGGGTGAAATCCACCTCTCTTTTGTGGGGAGATCATCCCGGCATCTTTTTTGTGTGTTGCCTTGTGGGGATGATGGTATGTTTGGTGGCCCTTGGGTGGTCTGAACAGTGGGGATGGCCCTATTTTTTGGGCCTTGGGCTTGCGGCTGGGCATCTTGGGTGGCAGCAATGGAATCTGGATATTCGTGAGCCACAAAGTTGCTTGCGTGTTTTTTTTGCCAATCCGTGGACAGGGCTTTGGGTTGCGTTTTGTCTTTGGATAGGTTGTGTATCATGA
- a CDS encoding D-alanyl-D-alanine carboxypeptidase family protein — MWQLLGPAYAANPRYASIVVDVQTGRVLHQISSQERIYPASLTKMMTLYLVFDALHRGQLRLNQKIPISRWAAQQEPSSLGLKPGDWITVEKAILSLVCRSANDIAVALAEAVGGSERRFARLMTARAWSLGLKRTSFHNATGLFHPKQMTTAHDMARLGIFLVKHFPKEYAYFKRRKFSFRGKIHKSHNKLVGNVHGVDGLKTGYIRKAGFNLVTSAKRKQKRLMAVVIGGKTAKWRDQRMVSLLEMGFRHANLNQKSLKRMPNWQQGPFLQSASLGKPVKPKRRRPKKQMRSVRFLKTRRAMVAKARTVDDLLTAS; from the coding sequence ATGTGGCAGTTATTGGGGCCGGCCTATGCCGCCAACCCTCGATATGCCTCTATTGTGGTGGATGTGCAAACAGGTCGTGTGCTTCATCAAATCAGCTCGCAAGAACGGATCTATCCCGCGTCGCTCACCAAGATGATGACCCTTTATTTGGTGTTTGATGCGTTGCATCGGGGCCAGTTGCGCTTGAATCAAAAAATTCCTATCTCCAGGTGGGCGGCCCAGCAAGAACCCTCAAGTTTGGGGTTAAAACCGGGAGATTGGATTACGGTGGAAAAAGCCATTTTGTCGCTGGTGTGTCGGTCTGCCAATGATATTGCTGTTGCCCTGGCTGAGGCTGTGGGTGGATCAGAAAGAAGGTTTGCGCGCCTGATGACGGCCAGAGCTTGGTCTTTAGGATTAAAGCGTACGTCGTTTCATAATGCCACAGGCTTGTTTCACCCCAAGCAGATGACCACAGCGCATGACATGGCGCGCCTAGGCATTTTTTTGGTTAAACACTTTCCCAAAGAGTATGCCTATTTTAAGCGCAGAAAATTTTCCTTCCGTGGCAAGATCCACAAAAGCCATAACAAGCTTGTGGGCAACGTGCATGGCGTGGATGGTTTGAAGACGGGCTATATCAGAAAAGCCGGTTTTAATCTGGTGACCTCCGCCAAACGCAAACAAAAAAGGTTGATGGCCGTGGTCATTGGCGGCAAAACCGCAAAGTGGCGTGATCAGCGGATGGTCTCGCTTCTTGAAATGGGGTTTCGCCATGCCAACCTCAATCAAAAGAGTCTTAAGCGCATGCCGAACTGGCAGCAGGGGCCTTTCCTGCAATCAGCTTCGTTGGGCAAGCCTGTGAAACCGAAGCGCCGTCGTCCCAAAAAGCAGATGCGCTCGGTGCGTTTCTTGAAGACGCGTCGCGCAATGGTGGCCAAGGCAAGAACGGTGGATGATTTGCTGACCGCCTCTTAA
- a CDS encoding AMP nucleosidase: protein MQGNASLCYTGEEAVALLNTLYEEGKQMSEDMIRDLQKGIPCNGNIPCYPYIAFAVAPKELNIDATRAYGIASEPGVYGTTVTRPDIFGAYYQEQINLLIRHHKAPVLVGKSTWPIPLPFFHEASLSTLDPATLWDMANNVPLPDLSKVDDSIANGTYTLADKNVPRPLALFTAERVDYSLHRLYHYCGTAPEHFQHFILLTNYQRYIDHFVNHALETLESDSDYTALVEPGDIISRNRQEFEAKHKNRPQHLPQMPAYHLKRKDGSGTTFVNIGVGPTNAKNITDHLAVLRPHCWIMLGHCAGFRRSQHLGDYVLAHGYVRDDHVLDRDVPLWTPIPPIAEVQMALQEAVVNVTGLKGADIKTRMRTGTVVSCDDRNWEISAKETFARYNRTRAIALDLESASLATNGFRFRVPYGTLLCVSDKPLHGELKLKNMATQFYKDRVHQHMEVGLETIRLLRSRGSEILHSRKLRGFDEPPFR, encoded by the coding sequence ATGCAGGGCAACGCCAGCCTTTGTTACACAGGAGAAGAAGCCGTCGCTTTGCTGAACACGCTTTATGAAGAAGGCAAGCAAATGTCGGAAGACATGATCCGCGACCTTCAAAAAGGCATTCCTTGCAACGGCAACATTCCCTGTTATCCTTATATTGCCTTTGCCGTAGCACCTAAGGAACTTAACATTGATGCCACCAGAGCCTATGGCATAGCATCAGAGCCAGGTGTGTATGGAACCACAGTCACAAGGCCAGATATTTTTGGTGCTTACTATCAAGAACAAATTAATCTTCTGATCCGCCACCACAAGGCACCCGTCCTTGTGGGAAAAAGCACATGGCCTATCCCACTTCCTTTTTTTCATGAGGCCTCTCTTTCTACGCTTGACCCCGCCACACTGTGGGACATGGCCAATAATGTCCCCTTGCCTGACCTGTCTAAAGTCGACGACAGCATTGCCAACGGCACCTATACCCTTGCTGACAAAAATGTGCCACGACCTCTGGCCCTTTTCACCGCAGAGCGTGTGGATTATTCGCTGCACCGCCTTTATCATTATTGCGGCACAGCACCTGAGCATTTCCAACATTTCATTCTTCTCACCAACTATCAGCGCTATATTGACCACTTTGTAAACCACGCCCTTGAAACACTCGAGAGCGACAGTGACTATACAGCCCTGGTGGAGCCCGGTGATATTATCAGCCGCAACCGCCAAGAGTTTGAAGCCAAACACAAAAACCGACCTCAACACTTGCCACAAATGCCCGCTTATCACCTCAAACGCAAAGACGGAAGTGGCACCACCTTTGTGAATATTGGCGTGGGACCCACCAATGCCAAAAACATCACCGACCATCTTGCCGTGTTAAGACCCCATTGCTGGATCATGTTGGGGCATTGTGCTGGCTTTCGGCGTTCACAACACTTGGGTGATTACGTCCTCGCCCACGGCTATGTCCGGGATGACCACGTTCTTGACCGAGACGTGCCGCTCTGGACACCCATCCCCCCCATCGCGGAAGTTCAGATGGCGCTGCAAGAGGCTGTGGTCAATGTGACAGGCCTTAAAGGCGCTGACATCAAAACGCGCATGCGCACGGGCACCGTGGTCAGTTGTGATGACCGGAATTGGGAAATCAGTGCGAAGGAAACCTTTGCCCGCTATAATCGCACACGAGCCATTGCGCTCGACCTTGAGTCAGCAAGCCTGGCCACCAACGGGTTTCGTTTTCGTGTACCCTACGGAACACTCTTGTGTGTGTCGGATAAACCTCTTCATGGAGAGCTTAAACTCAAAAATATGGCTACGCAGTTTTATAAAGATCGCGTGCATCAACACATGGAAGTGGGGCTTGAAACCATTCGCCTACTCCGCAGCCGTGGATCTGAGATTTTGCACTCACGAAAATTGCGAGGCTTTGATGAGCCACCCTTTAGATGA
- a CDS encoding acyloxyacyl hydrolase has protein sequence MLRFFRFSFLWAGLFCLPLCAAEVAPFFNYEGQSVMITAARGINRQILSLFTQSTFPGTSSSTLFAGSYLLPGTVWSFPLRHRFEVGYQGNRHDDYQSYTHAVAGWMPEALVNLNPAYISFGAGPYLKSRATPVSGGRFAVVANLAFGVTFHAVNVEMFLRHHSNAYTASPNHGNDFFGIALSYNFSLHSRS, from the coding sequence ATGTTGCGCTTTTTTCGTTTTTCTTTTTTGTGGGCAGGGTTGTTCTGCCTGCCTTTGTGCGCTGCTGAAGTGGCTCCCTTCTTCAACTATGAAGGGCAGAGTGTGATGATCACCGCGGCCCGAGGCATCAACCGCCAAATTTTATCCCTCTTCACGCAAAGCACATTTCCTGGCACATCCTCAAGCACCCTGTTTGCAGGAAGTTATCTCCTGCCCGGCACGGTATGGTCGTTTCCTTTGCGCCATCGTTTTGAGGTAGGCTATCAAGGCAACCGTCATGACGATTATCAAAGCTATACGCATGCCGTTGCGGGGTGGATGCCAGAAGCACTGGTTAACCTCAACCCTGCTTACATCTCTTTTGGCGCAGGCCCCTACCTGAAATCACGCGCCACACCTGTCAGCGGCGGTCGCTTTGCGGTGGTGGCGAACCTGGCCTTTGGGGTGACGTTTCACGCCGTCAATGTGGAGATGTTCTTAAGGCATCATTCCAATGCCTATACAGCTTCACCCAATCACGGCAATGATTTTTTTGGCATTGCCTTATCCTATAATTTCAGCCTGCACAGCCGCAGTTAA
- a CDS encoding acyloxyacyl hydrolase, translating to MRARFFVIGTLLSLPPTYVWADSAHEAFFANHSQAVMITGGAPVNRRAFDLFLKNAPTENQQHTLYAAGYYFPGTLWVWPIRNRLEINYLNHIHERYRHFVVGWVPELLFNLKPCYIALGAGPEIKSRPTPVNGGYFFVVANLALGVTFDPVTIEVALKHFSNFYTSVPNDGIDFVTLSVGFSF from the coding sequence ATGCGGGCACGCTTTTTTGTTATTGGCACGTTGTTGTCATTACCCCCCACCTATGTCTGGGCCGATTCTGCTCATGAAGCCTTTTTTGCGAACCACTCTCAGGCGGTCATGATCACAGGCGGCGCACCCGTCAACCGCCGGGCCTTTGATCTGTTTCTGAAAAACGCTCCCACCGAAAACCAACAGCACACCCTCTATGCCGCAGGTTATTATTTTCCTGGCACATTATGGGTATGGCCCATCCGTAATCGCCTAGAAATCAACTATCTCAACCATATCCACGAACGCTATCGCCATTTTGTGGTGGGGTGGGTGCCTGAGCTGCTTTTCAATCTTAAGCCGTGCTATATCGCCTTGGGGGCTGGCCCTGAAATCAAAAGCCGGCCCACACCCGTCAATGGGGGATATTTTTTCGTTGTGGCCAACCTGGCTTTGGGTGTGACGTTTGATCCTGTCACCATTGAAGTGGCGTTGAAGCACTTTTCTAATTTCTACACCTCTGTGCCCAACGACGGCATTGATTTTGTCACCCTCAGCGTTGGGTTTTCATTCTAG